TTATTATCAGAAAAGAAAAAGTTTATTGCTCGCCTTTGAACTTTGAAATTCATCTCTGGGCTAAAGCCCAGAGGTTTCTTTCAAAGGCTCGCCCTAAACATTTTGTTTTAAAAAATGTTGAAGTCGGCAATTATGAAGATTGGATAAAATACAGTGATCATGTTCCGATTATTATTGATTTTGAAGATTAAAATTTCTGTCACCATTCAAAACAACATTCTCGGATTGCTCAGATATCTAAGAAAAGCAAGTTTCCGTATCGATTTATCTGCCAGATATCAGAAATTATCCGAGAACTGTCATCTGGGGCTTGTAGCGTTTCTGCGGAAAGCGCCATAGACGACAACCCTAAAATTTCAGGTTTTTTCTGTGTTCACGACGATAGAATAACAATTCCCTCATTATAAATCTTTGTTCAATTAACTACTTTTCAGAAAGTACAATGTTTAACAAGTGCTATCTTTAACCGATAACATTAATAATGATGGGGCTTTATGCCGCCCCATGAACAAGGCAGTTTGGATTGCAATTGTTGCAGTTGCTTTATCATTTGCGGGTGCATTTTATTTTTACGGGAAAATGCCTGACAGGGTTGCATCGCATTGGAATGCCAGTGGCGAAGTTGATGGCTACATGCCGAAATTCTGGGGCGTGTTTCTCATGCCCATTGTATCTGTTGCTGTTTTGCTGTTGCTGGTTATTATCCCGGCCATAGACCCGAAGAAAAAAAATATTGATGAGTTCCGGCCGTATTTTGACTGGTTCATTGCATTGATGATGCTTTTCCTGCTCTATATATACTCCCTTACAATAGCCTACAATCTCGGGCATGAATTTGACATGGGCAAGATGATTATGCCGGCATTGGGCGTCCTGTTCTATTATATTGGGATACTCATGGGCCACGCAAAAATGAACTGGACCATTGGGATTAGGACGCCGTGGACTCTCAGCGATGAAAAAGTCTGGGACAAACCCCATAAGCTCGGCGGCAAGCTCTTCAAGGCTGCGGGGATTATATCCATTTTATCATTCTTTATGCCGGATTACCAGTTTATCATCGTGATAGTGTCGATAATGCTGGCTGCAATTGTTTCAGTGGTTTATTCTTACCTGGAGTATAGGAACGCCAAGGAGCGAAAGATTAAATAACAAGCAGCAAAAGATCATTCTTATCCGGGTTAATATCAAAATGGCACCAAGAAGGAAGGCGAAGAGGGCAATTTACCATAATATAAAATTCCGATATGGAAAAGGTATTTTAATTTCTATTGCTATGCTTGTGCTGGCAGTCCTCTCAGGATGCTCTGGGAGCCTGCTGCCTGACAGCCAGGACCTGGTTTGCTTTAAGGAAGTGTGCTTTGAAATTGAGCGCGCGACAACTCCAGTTGACAGGGAACGGGGACTGATGAACAGGGAAAGCCTTGACGAGCAGGCCGGCATGCTCTTTATTTTTGAGAGGGAGGGGATTTATGGCTTTTGGATGAAAAATACCCTTATCCCCCTCGATATCATATGGATTAATAAGGACGGCAAGGTGGTGCACATTGCGCCGAATGCCCAGCCTTGCAGCGGGGAACCATGCACGCTTAATGAGCCAACTGCGCCGGCAAAATACGTGCTTGAAATAAATGCCGGCCTTGCGGAAAAACTGGGCATAAAAACTGGCAGCCAGGCTGACATTGTTGCAAAAAGTTAAAAGCATGGTGTTTCTGGTATCCTAAAAAAGGGGTCTTGAAATTTATCAGCAGGTTGATTAGGTGGATTAATTGTTTTTCCGAAATTTTCTTCAGGAGGAAACAGCA
This genomic stretch from Candidatus Woesearchaeota archaeon harbors:
- a CDS encoding SdpI family protein, with the protein product MNKAVWIAIVAVALSFAGAFYFYGKMPDRVASHWNASGEVDGYMPKFWGVFLMPIVSVAVLLLLVIIPAIDPKKKNIDEFRPYFDWFIALMMLFLLYIYSLTIAYNLGHEFDMGKMIMPALGVLFYYIGILMGHAKMNWTIGIRTPWTLSDEKVWDKPHKLGGKLFKAAGIISILSFFMPDYQFIIVIVSIMLAAIVSVVYSYLEYRNAKERKIK
- a CDS encoding DUF192 domain-containing protein, which translates into the protein MAPRRKAKRAIYHNIKFRYGKGILISIAMLVLAVLSGCSGSLLPDSQDLVCFKEVCFEIERATTPVDRERGLMNRESLDEQAGMLFIFEREGIYGFWMKNTLIPLDIIWINKDGKVVHIAPNAQPCSGEPCTLNEPTAPAKYVLEINAGLAEKLGIKTGSQADIVAKS